The Patescibacteria group bacterium genomic sequence GGATTGAGGCGGCTAAATATTTTGCTCGGGATTTAGCTGAAGCCGGATTTACTTTGGTAAGCGGCCTGGCTTTGGGTATTGATACAGTAGTTCATCAGCAGGCCTTGGCTTGCGGTAAAAGAACAATCGCGGTTTTAGGCAGCGGTTTAAACATTGTCAGTCCGTCAACTAATGAAAGATTGGCTAAACAGATAGAAACTCAAGGCGCGTTAATCTCTGAACTCCCCTTAGATTATCCGCCTTTGCCAGAGAACTTTCCCAGAAGAAACCGGATTATCAGCGGCTTAAGTTATGGGGTTTTGGTGATTGAAGCTTCAGAAAGATCCGGCACCTTAATTACCGCCCGATTGGCTTTGGAGCAAAGTCGGGAAGTCTTTGCCGTGCCCGGCGAGATCTTTTCTGTCAATTCACAAGGAACAAATAAATTAATTCAGCAAGGAGCAAAATTAGTCAGTTCTGTTGGCGATATTTTGGAAGAATTTTCCCATCTGCTGGAACTGCAAAAGGGGATCTTAAATCGAAACATCAATCAAGATTTAGGCGAAATGGAAAAAAAGATTGTCCGGCTGTTATCAGAACCGAAATTGATAGAAGAGATTCTTCAACAAGCTGAAGTTGGTTCAGAGGAGTTGAGCTCTTGCTTGACAATTTTAGAGTTGAAAAGTATAGTCAAGCGAAGGCTAGACGGCAAATACCAATTAAATAAATCCTAAGCGCTAAATCCTAAATTCTAAATAATAACAAATTTTCTAAAACTAGAAATTTAATATTTGGATTTTGGTTATTGGGATTTGTTTAGGATTTAGATATTAGAATTTAGAATTTTTATGGACCTGGTTATTGTTGAGTCCCCAACAAAATCAAAAACAATCTCAAAATTTCTTGGCAAAGATTACCAAGTCGAATCTTCTTATGGACATGTTCGGGATCTGCCTAAAAGCAAGTTGGGCGTTGATCTTGCCAATAATTTTGAGCCAGAATATGTGATTTCTCCCAAAGCTAAACAAAATCTCAAAAAACTCAACCAACTGGCAAAAAAAGCCGATTCAATAATCTTGGCGACTGACGAAGACAGGGAGGGAGAAGCAATTGCTTGGCACTTAGCCGAGGCCTTGGGCCTCGGAATTTCCAATTCCTCCGCTAGGAGCGGATCCGCCTTTGGCGGACAATTTCCAATTTCCAAACAAAAATTAAAATCTCAATTCCCAAAAATTCAGCGGATTGTGTTTCATGAGATTACTAGGCCGGCAATTGAACAAGCTTTAGAAAATCCCCGAGAAATTAATTTAGATCTGGTTAATGCCCAGCAAGCCAGGCGAGTGCTTGACCGCTTGGTTGGTTATGAGCTGTCGCCGTTTTTATGGAAAAAAATAAAATACGGTTTGTCTGCCGGCCGGGTTCAGTCTGCGGCCCTGCGGCTTTTGGTTGAAAAAGAAAAAGAAATTCAAGAGTTTAAACCGGTTCAATATTTCCCCATCAGAGCTTTAGTCTCTAAACTGAAAAGC encodes the following:
- the dprA gene encoding DNA-processing protein DprA yields the protein MLSKILKFSDKSYPSLLKEILDPPKELFVKGELLPNEFYFSVVGPRKPSSYGIEAAKYFARDLAEAGFTLVSGLALGIDTVVHQQALACGKRTIAVLGSGLNIVSPSTNERLAKQIETQGALISELPLDYPPLPENFPRRNRIISGLSYGVLVIEASERSGTLITARLALEQSREVFAVPGEIFSVNSQGTNKLIQQGAKLVSSVGDILEEFSHLLELQKGILNRNINQDLGEMEKKIVRLLSEPKLIEEILQQAEVGSEELSSCLTILELKSIVKRRLDGKYQLNKS